The genomic stretch AAATACGAGTTCTTCTTTCACCCATTTTATCAACAACCCATTTTCAGTTCTTTTGAATTAACATTTCTAgttcttttattatttctctTTCTGGCATACAAATAATGGAAACACATTATTTAAGACAATTTAGGAcggaaaacacattaaataatgtcgacaataataataatttattggTTCTAAAGTATTTTTATTATATTAGCTTCTCCTACCAACCTGAATtcttgatggatggatagagagatagagagagatagatagagagatagagagagatagatagagagatagatagagagatagagagatagagagatagagagatagatagatagatagatagatagatagatagatagatagatgcccTGAGGAGTCTGGCCCACATTACTGGCTGTAACATCACTGACCCACATTGCCTCATTGGCTTTGAATTTCCGAGGATACAGTAAACTCATCCATGCCCTCGCTCGGGCATTAACCCTTTCATCTGCTCTCtcctgtcatttcctctctgatgCCGGCGGCCTTCAATTCACCTACTGTTTTCTCTGAGCAAACACAATATCACTTAAAGCGTCACGTAGAAAGTAGAGCTGATGCTGCAGTGGCTCCACCGAGGACGTTTCATGTTGAGATCATATGGAATCTAGAGCCTCTAAAGTGTTGGTTCCTTTCTCATGTTTAAACACTGAACACAATACCAGATTCAGGCAGTAACCAAAGGTGCCTGCTGTCTCTGTCTtctcagagaggaaaagagcgaGCAAATGCTGGACTGCAGACACGAGCTGGAAAACACGGAGACGGAGCTGAAGAGGCTTCAGCAGGAGGTTAGAAGAATAAAAAGATAGACCGTAGTTCCTTCAGATGGTGACACACAACATGACCTCCTGACCTCGCTGCAGATTACTCAGATTATTCCACACCCTGCAGCTCTTAACGGCAGCAAAAACTGAGCTCTGATGAACAGTCTATAAAGCTGACATAGATTTGTCTGGAGATATCAGCTTGCAACATTTTGCAGCCGCTGTTAATCTGacagaaggagggggaaaaaagccagaCAGAAAAAACACCAGAGTTCTACCTTCTCCAGAACTCCCAGCTTCTTGTGGAAGCCCGAGCAGCTCGCACCTACCGTGACGAGCTCGACGCCCTGAGAGAGAGAGCCGTCAAAGCGGACAAGCTGGAGAGTGAAGTGGGACGCTACAGGGAGCAACTGCACAAGATAGAGTTCTACAAGGCAAAAGTAGAGGTCAGGCCTTTACTGGGGGATCTTCAAATGACTGACTGTGTTACTGGGAATCTAATAaccccaaataaataaacaataaatggtttttatatacatatatttaggAGTTAAAGGAGGACAACAGGGTGTTGCAGGAGACCAAAGAGGTGCTGGAGGACCAACTGGCAGGATGGAGAGCGCGCTCAGACAAAATCCATCAACTGGAGAAGCACAGTCTGCTACTGACGGCCCGCATCCATGATATAGAAGAGGTGTCCATCACATGTGCAGGTGTGATGCCAAGTGGTAAATTGAGCTtaacatttctttgtttttttctgtcatctATTAGGAGAGAGAAGCAGATCAGAGGCGCATTGAGGAGTTGATGGGGGAGAACCTGGCTCTGTGTTTGGCCCAGAGGAGGAGCATGGAGGAGTCCCAGCTGCTGGGCTGGGAGTTGGAACAGCTTTCAAAGACCACAGAGAACTCTCCAGGTAACAGCTAATCAGTACCCATATCACGGCCTTAATAGCTGAGAGTGAGGATGCGAGCCTTTTGCTGCTTCTGCAGATATGTAACGAGCTGATGTTGAATTCAAACAGCAACTAGTAAATACTTACAAGTTGCTGTCTGTCCTGCATCCTTACCTCCTTCACTTATTGAATCTGTATGTTTGTGCCAAAGGCCAGCAGTCTCTGAGCGAGGAGGTGAGTCAGAGCACCCACAGTCGGATGCTGTGGTTGGAGAAGGAGAACCAGCGTCTTTTAAGCACCATAGAGGAACTCCAGGCTGACCCTTTAAGAAGCAGCTCACAGCTGAAGTACAGTCAGCAGCTGGAGCATCACCAGGTCGTATGTAAAAACAGCAGCACCTCCTGCAAGCAGAAGACGTTCCAACGCTGTCTACAGGCACAACAGATGATAAATGAAGATGCAAGTAGCCAACAGCTCCACCAAGGAGAAACCAAGGAGGTGCTGAGTCAGTTCATAAAAGGCCCAGACCTTCGGGAAGAAAGTCAGCCAGAGCTGGAAGACTTTGAGAATGATCCAAACAAGCTCTGTTTTGAGTCACGTGAGAGCATCACCAGCCACGATTTGACCCATCAGTCCAAGCGTTCATCATACTTCATTAAACAGTCACAACGGCTGGAAGCCAAGTGTAGGGCCTTGGATACAGTCAACCAGCATCTACAGTCGGCTCTTGATAACTCTGGTACATTATGTAGTTCTAGTaaagtatatatacatatacatatatacatacatacacacacacaccaaaaaaaacatttttttctctgtaGAACGTAAGGTCCAATGCCTAGAGGTGGAGGTACgggagctggagacagagaacCAAAGTTTGCAGGCCACTTTGGAGGAGCTTCGCCTTTCTACCTGGCGTCTGGAGCAGCTAGAGGTGGAGAAGCAGAGCCAGGAGCAGGAAATCACAGCCTTGGAGAGGGACAAGaggcagctggagaaggagaatcGACGGTTGAGGCAACAGGTGGAACCGCCTGTTCTTAAAGATGAATGTGCAAAAGACATTTACCATTCTTGAATAGAACCCTTCCACATTGCACTGTTGCAGATTGAAATCCAGGAGGCCAGCTTggagagcagcaacatctgcatggCTGGCCTGGAACGGGAGATGCGCTTTCTTGTAAAGGAGGTGGAGGCCTTAAGAGAGACCGCAGAGAGGGTCAAAGGCTTGGAGGCTGACAATAGAGAGCTGAGCAAACAAGCTGCTATCGACCAGAGGACCTTAGCAACTCTCAGAGATGTGggtgaagaaattaaaaaagaataaacgATTGAGTGATAACGAAGTGTAACCCCAGgatgctcttcatcttcaggATCTGGTGAACGAGAAGCTAAGAATGCAACAGAGAGACAATGAACTGGAAAGGCTGGTCCGTGAATTGGAAATGAAGGTTCTGAGCCAAGAGAGTGTTCAGGCTGAACAGGAGGCACAAGACAGCAGGTACGTACAGTCGTCACAGTGGGAATTGCTATTCGAAAAGCAAACCATGATTCAGAAGAGCTTCCCAATGTCGACGCGGTAGGTTCAAGATGCTGGAGTCGGAGTTGGAGCTGTCTCTTAAAAAATCACTTCGGATTAAAGAAGACAAGATGGCCGCCCTGGAGGCTCATCTGCAGGAATCCTCTAAGCTGAACCAACAGCTGCGCCAGGAGCTCAGCACCGTAAGTCAGAAATTTACCATGGGGATGGAGACATGGATGTTCATCAAAGTGAAGCTCAAGTCTGACCTGCACACAGGTGAAACTGAGCTACGAGGCTCTGAgtcagaggcaggaggagctgacggCATCGTGTTCCACTCCTCCTGGAGACACTGGCAGAGTGATGACTGAATGGCTGCGTGAAAGCCAAGAGGCCACCAAGGAACTTCTGAAGCTCAAAGATCATCTCATTCAAGTGGAGAGAAATGTCAGTGTTCTTTCTTTGTCAATTTCTAAATGTCTGCAGTGATTTAAGATCACACTAGATTCAACTCTTTATTTGTTCAGCTTGCAGATAAAATCTTCGccattgtttcttcttcttctctcctgtaGAACGCAACTCTGGAGGCAGAGCGCCAGGCTATTCAGGCACagctgaagcagctggagaGTCAGACTGGCAGTCAGCAGGCTCAGATCCTCGCTCTGCAGAGGCAGGCTGTGTCCCTGCAGGAGAACAACACAACCCTGCAGACGCACAATGCCAACCTGCAGGTGCCAATGCAACATCCACACAGCGCACGTTTCACTCAGAGAGACTGTTTATTCCCGCCTTTGCATGCATCCCAGATTAAATGAGTTCCCATAACTGGGTTCCACTTTCTTCTTATAGGTAGAAAAATCCACCCTGAATTCCCAGAGTGCTTCTCTGATGGCCCAGAATGCACAGTTGCAGCAACAACAGTCGGGGACGGAGAACGAACGGGACAGCGCCATAAGGGAACGAGAAGAGCTGCGCTGTGCTCACGAGCAGCTTTCGAGGGATCACGAGCGCCTCGCAGCTCTGcatgacagacaggaaatggagtACGAGGCCCTGATGGGCAAACATGGCTGTCTGAAAAATGCACACAGAACATTGGAGCTGGAGCATCGGACGCTACAGGACAGGTAAGGGAGCGAAGGTGGGCTAATGTGTGTGAGATCTTTGCACGTGGGCTCATGGGGTATATCTATAGGCACAATAGTCTGCTGCAACAGCGGGCCAAGTTAGAGGACCTGGAGAGAGCCTTGAAGGAAGAGCAGATGAGAATGGCTCTGGAGAAGGAGCAACACAAGGGCACCGCAGCAGAATGCTGCAGGCTCCGGGATGAAAAGGACTGGTGAGGAGATGCGCAGCTGCTGGATCATTCAACCATAAACCACCACAGACATCCGACAATCatgttgtttttggtttgtttgttttgtcgcAAGGCTGAATCAAACGTACCGTCAGCTTCTTAACGACAACGAGCTGCTGACAACAGATCACAAGCAGCTCAAGAGTCAGCTGAACGAGGTCAAGCTGGAGCACACGTGGTTGGAGGCCGACTTTAACAAACTGAAGAAGGAGTTTCAGCAGCTGGACATCAGCTACACCAAACTCAGCAACCAGTGTGAGGTACTGAAATAAGGCAGGTCTGTTTATATTGATGTGCTGCATTTCCATGGCGATGAGCAAAACTCCACATCTGCGTGATGCTCAGTTGCTGAGTCAGCTAAAGGgcaacctggaggaggagaatcGCCACCTGCTTGTCCAGATCGACACGCTGATGCTGCAGAACCGAACCCTGCTGGAGCAGACCATGGAGAGCAAGGATCTGTTTCACGTCGAGGAGCGACAGTACATGTAAGGAGGAAATGCTAATGGCTTAAACAAACAGATGTGTCCACTGTAGACATCTGCTTCACAcgctgctcttcttctttaGTGACAAGCTTCATGATTTAAGAAGGCAGAAAGAAAAGCTGGAAGAAAAGATAATGGACCAGTATAGGTTTTATGAGCCGTCGGTTCCTCGCAGGTAAGATGTGTGTGACTCAAGTTACACAGGCAGAAACACGTTTCTGGGCTTGGAAGATGGAATAATAGAAGGTATTATTGCCTGAACATcatttttagttgtttttcattgtgttttctttctttcctcccacagacgAGGAAACTGGATAACGCTAAAACTAAAGAAACTGATGAAATCCAGCAGTCGTGAACAGGATCCCGAACAAGCGGGCCCGCGCCCACCTTCTGACACTGCTCAGTCGCACCATTTCTGCCCCgacagcagctcctgcatcAGTTCAGATGGCTCCGGAGGCTCCTCATCCACCTCAGCGGGTGACACCATCTCGCCCGCACATACCGACTGTGAGTACGACCTTTAACCTCGAGTACAGACCAGGACAGAGGTTGTTCTGAAGCGCAGCGAGATTTAGAAAGTTCATTCGCATAAAATATTGAGATATATGGTAAAAACAAGTGCTACagtatgttgtgtgtgtttaaatctgAGTGTGGTTATTGGGAGTTCTTCATGTGTGTATACTACTCATACTGTATATTTTCCCTgtgtttctcctcatttttttttacctttttccttctttcccaTGTTACGTCTTCTCTTTCCTGCCCTTTCCCCCGATGCATCTCacccctctccatctctcttgaCTTGCATGTGACTGGTAACCAGACACACTGAAAAAGTTTCAGCACACAAGGAACAAGCTGAAGCACAGAGACAAAGTCAAGTCCCTCTTCCGCCGTTCCACGTGTAAGAAAGAAGTAGTGCATCGTCTAACATCATCTTAGGTTTCATTTCACCGCTGACTTTAGAAAATAAGTGACTCTACCATTTCCCCATCTTCTCTTGCACACTGAGATGGTTTTGTCAGATTAGGTCAAAAAGAAATGCAGAAGTTTTTCCATCTGATCATTTAAAAGTCTTCAACTTTACAGACTTTACCTTGATGGGTACTGAACTGTTTCAAACCACAGACATGCAAGGTCAAATTATATTCATTCTTTTAATGTTACAGCGTATTTTCTATATAATTAATGCCCGGTGCCTCCCACTTTTGTCAAATCTCTGGAGAaacaaaaagaaccaaaacTAATTTCACAAGAGTTCAAAGCTGAGTTAAATCAGGTCATTGGTTGTGAAAAATAGTTTCCAGCAAGATTTTGTAGCTAACTTATACTTAACAGTATTAATAAAAGGCACGCCTACTACATAGACAATACTTTTAAATCACCATCTTCATTTATtattgtgggggaaaaaaacattatttccCTAATCCCTCATCCACTAATTTCTTCTGCCACTCCATGGTCCAATGATACAGCCTTGAGCAGCTTGGTGTACCCATCGGCCCCAGTGGAGGAAAAGCAGGAGCGTTGGGTGGGCAGCTCAGTGGCTGATGATGTGGAGGACAAGAGGACGACATTGACCTCATCCCTCACCACACCCATTTTGTCTACACTTCATCCTAATCATCCTGGCATGCTACCCCCTGACACCCCCACCACAACCATCAACACCACCGACACCCTTCAGGAGGTTTTAGAGCTTTGGTTGGCAGGTAGATCCATGGACCGCTGTAGTGTAGAAGGCAAAGACATCAGAACAAAGATTCTTCTCTGGATTTAAGTAGACATCAGACCTCTCACTAGTGTACAGGTATTTagtcttctttattttttatcctGCAGACAAGGATTCAGATGACAGTGCTGTGCCATCTGGATTTGAGGACAACGAAGAGCTGCAAAACCATGGTAAACCCCTGCAGATACTCATTTAGAGGATTTACCAAGCATACAGATGTATTACCAGCTCAGGCTTTAGACTAAATCCATCAGATTGCACACATGACCTTGTTTCATATAATCTCTGTGATGACCACTGGGGCAAACAGCTGTTTTAGAAAGGACCGGGTTGCCCCCTGTTGGTCATTAAGAATATTATGTTAAAGCTTTTCAACGTCCTTTCAGGCATCCAGAGTCGAGCCCAAAGTGAAAGCAGCGGTGAGTTCAGTCTGAGCTTGGAAAATGAGCCTTGGTCCAATGGCAGCAGCCCAGTGCAGCAGCCTCCATTacgttcctccacctccttctgcaATCCACCTAGCGACTCCTCCACCCCACAACATTCACGCAAGCTGCATCATcaacaaaaggaggaggaattcACCTCCAGCGGTCAGTCTGTATGTGCACCAAAGCAGAAAGATACCGTGCCATCTCAAGACTTCTGGCTAGCACGGGGTACAAAGAGCATCCGAAGGGGGTCAAGAAGGAAAGTGACACGATGCTCTTCAGATTCAACTGATACAAGCAAGGAAAACCCAGACCTTGCTTTAAGTTCGAGCAAAGCTGAATCTCGAGCTTCAGTTTTATCACCTGTCACAGTGCTCTATGTTCAAGGTAAGTCATCATCAATGTCCGGCTGCCTCAACTGCTTCTCCACCCCTCTGGAAAAAGACGGCAGAACAAAGCGACCCAAATCACCCAAGATTTTACGCCGAGCCAGCAGTGTCATTTCCACGGCAGAGGGGTCGTCTCGGCGCGCCAGTGTAAACAGCGACTGTAGGGTGACAGTTAAAGAGGACCAATCCTCCATCCAGTGTTCGCAAAAGGAAAGTAATCGGGAGGAGGGAGCCAGTCAGCGGCAACCTGGAAGAACAGACACCAATAAATGTCAACTAGAGCCTCCAGAAAAACCTCCCAGAGACCCGGCAGTGGTTGTTTCCTCAGACTGCCACAAACCCCCAGTGCAAGAGTCACTTTTTGACTCGTTCAACTCTGTTTTCTCAGACACCATCTTCAGTGATTCTGTGGCCGCAACAGTTACCAATCTGGAAGCTCTAAGTAACAATCAAACCTCCCTTTGTCTGAATCCAGCCCTTGGAAAAAACTGCCCAGATTTACCACAAACAATGTTCAACATTGGAAATAATCAACGCCAAAATGCCAAACATTCAGATGACCTGCAAAAAGACAAAGCTCTCACAACTGCTTAAAAGCTGTTGCACATCAACAGAAGCACATAATACTGCTATTCTGTTTATTCTTCATCTCACTGACAACTTGTTTTTCATCGTTTTTGAAGATAACTTTATATACATTTTATGTCAAGGTATTTCAATATTACCTTTATATTTGCACAAATATAGTTTAGTACACGGTTTCCACTTTGTTTCCTATGAAAATGTGAtccttgttttttaaatgtaacctTTCAATGTGTCTACATGTTAAAAATGACATTGtgtcttttttatatatttatgaatgttaataagacataaaataaaagacTATTTGATTACAAAGCAATGCTCATCATTTCTCATCTCAGTGAAACTTCCTAAATTACTGATCGTCAACAGTTGATTCGTATAATACAAACCTGCTGCGGCGCCCAGGATTCCTATTGGTTGTTGTTTTGGTCACGTGGTACAATCAGGAAGTGCTTCTATTGagtccagaaaaaaaaaaagcccgaaAACATTCGTGGGTGGCGTGGTGTGATTCTGGACTGACGTTTCTCGGTTGTGTTGGAGTGGATTTTGTCCGCTGTGCCGCATAGCTCCACGATAATAACGTTTATCAAGACGATGCttaacgccgccgccgcggagAGGAACAAGGAGCCCATCTTGGCGGTGCTCCGGGCCAGCGTAAACACAGAGAGATACCTGCAGGCTCTGGAGATCTCCTCCGGCACCGGGCAACATGTCACACACTTTGCTCAGGCCTTGCCGAATATAATCTGGCAGCCGTCAGAATATGACCAACAGTCTATGGCCAGGTAAATAATCTGATGCTCTCCGATAATATGTCATATTAATAGAGTATAGATTTTTAGGCTCCGTGTAGTCACTTGAGTCAGATAATGGGGCAGAAACACCGTAGTGCTAAACTGGGTGTAATATTGGACGTGCTTGCATCAACAATAATGTCTTTTGTTCCCATTCTCAGTATAGAAGCGTACAGAGCTCACTACCAACTGCGCAATGTGAAGCCCGTCATCCACCTGGACGCTTCTCTGCCCTATCAGTACTGGGGAGGGATCCAGCCACAGAGCCTCGATCTCGTAGTCAACATCAACATGATCCACATTTCTCCGTTTGCTTGCACAGAGGTATTGTTCAAGGCCTAAACTCAACATTAGAACCCAGAAAGTTCCCACTTAACAATAGTGAAGCCTCATAATAATGGTGTCAGGCTGTCTGATCAGGAGGCCTTGTGACGCCTGTGATCCTAAAATTTAATTGGATTAAATGGTTAATGGTTATCCTACCTGGATGTAGTCAGGACTATAATGAGGGTATTTTCTACCGTGCCACTTTAATTCTTTTAACCATCCTTGCATAAAGCTCATCGTCTATGAACGGACTGCCTGGTCAGGGTGAATTGGTCACATGACCTATTCAACCACGTGACTTATCACTGCAATCAACCAGGCTCTGTTTGAATTCTCTAAACACCATCTCATTATTTTAGAATAACAGccacagagaaaagaaatacTATCTTGAGATACTGTGACAATGCCAACTTTGCAGGGTTTATTCAAGGGGGCTGGAGCTGTGTTAAAACCTCAAGGTCTTCTCCTGACATATGGGGTGAGAGGAAATAAAACCTGTTCATATTCTTATAAATCCTTGCCACATATATGACCCAATGTGTTATCTCCTCAGCCCTACGCAG from Takifugu flavidus isolate HTHZ2018 chromosome 6, ASM371156v2, whole genome shotgun sequence encodes the following:
- the mettl26 gene encoding methyltransferase-like 26, whose translation is MLNAAAAERNKEPILAVLRASVNTERYLQALEISSGTGQHVTHFAQALPNIIWQPSEYDQQSMASIEAYRAHYQLRNVKPVIHLDASLPYQYWGGIQPQSLDLVVNINMIHISPFACTEGLFKGAGAVLKPQGLLLTYGPYAVNGHITPQSNIDFDYSLRQRNPEWGLRDISLLSAISQKHGLFMEKIIDMPANNKCLLFRKESLV
- the ccdc88aa gene encoding girdin, with product MLLTESAVRTDYPGTLAVMEPGLFLPCVDQFMLSPLVTWVKTFMPADGGAHLDFSDLLDGILLKDIMMQIDPSASPQGVNKVSSDPNQRIQNLSLLVQQIKTYYQDTLKQLIVIPSPNVLLLGRSPYCEQSLEELKKVLLLLLGCAVQCEKKEEYIERIQTLDFDTKAAIAVHIQELTHSQENILDLQWLDSNEVNPNEVEALARNLAAHLRHLLDQRDSHLETIAELMQEKEGLIGVDDSPQSGSFPGHVQQQQQAGAQQHLVVELADSKAKIRGLRQELEEKSEQMLDCRHELENTETELKRLQQENSQLLVEARAARTYRDELDALRERAVKADKLESEVGRYREQLHKIEFYKAKVEELKEDNRVLQETKEVLEDQLAGWRARSDKIHQLEKHSLLLTARIHDIEEEREADQRRIEELMGENLALCLAQRRSMEESQLLGWELEQLSKTTENSPGQQSLSEEVSQSTHSRMLWLEKENQRLLSTIEELQADPLRSSSQLKYSQQLEHHQVVCKNSSTSCKQKTFQRCLQAQQMINEDASSQQLHQGETKEVLSQFIKGPDLREESQPELEDFENDPNKLCFESRESITSHDLTHQSKRSSYFIKQSQRLEAKCRALDTVNQHLQSALDNSERKVQCLEVEVRELETENQSLQATLEELRLSTWRLEQLEVEKQSQEQEITALERDKRQLEKENRRLRQQIEIQEASLESSNICMAGLEREMRFLVKEVEALRETAERVKGLEADNRELSKQAAIDQRTLATLRDDLVNEKLRMQQRDNELERLVRELEMKVLSQESVQAEQEAQDSRFKMLESELELSLKKSLRIKEDKMAALEAHLQESSKLNQQLRQELSTVKLSYEALSQRQEELTASCSTPPGDTGRVMTEWLRESQEATKELLKLKDHLIQVERNNATLEAERQAIQAQLKQLESQTGSQQAQILALQRQAVSLQENNTTLQTHNANLQVEKSTLNSQSASLMAQNAQLQQQQSGTENERDSAIREREELRCAHEQLSRDHERLAALHDRQEMEYEALMGKHGCLKNAHRTLELEHRTLQDRHNSLLQQRAKLEDLERALKEEQMRMALEKEQHKGTAAECCRLRDEKDWLNQTYRQLLNDNELLTTDHKQLKSQLNEVKLEHTWLEADFNKLKKEFQQLDISYTKLSNQCELLSQLKGNLEEENRHLLVQIDTLMLQNRTLLEQTMESKDLFHVEERQYIDKLHDLRRQKEKLEEKIMDQYRFYEPSVPRRRGNWITLKLKKLMKSSSREQDPEQAGPRPPSDTAQSHHFCPDSSSCISSDGSGGSSSTSAGDTISPAHTDYTLKKFQHTRNKLKHRDKVKSLFRRSTSLSSLVYPSAPVEEKQERWVGSSVADDVEDKRTTLTSSLTTPILSTLHPNHPGMLPPDTPTTTINTTDTLQEVLELWLADKDSDDSAVPSGFEDNEELQNHGIQSRAQSESSGEFSLSLENEPWSNGSSPVQQPPLRSSTSFCNPPSDSSTPQHSRKLHHQQKEEEFTSSGQSVCAPKQKDTVPSQDFWLARGTKSIRRGSRRKVTRCSSDSTDTSKENPDLALSSSKAESRASVLSPVTVLYVQGKSSSMSGCLNCFSTPLEKDGRTKRPKSPKILRRASSVISTAEGSSRRASVNSDCRVTVKEDQSSIQCSQKESNREEGASQRQPGRTDTNKCQLEPPEKPPRDPAVVVSSDCHKPPVQESLFDSFNSVFSDTIFSDSVAATVTNLEALSNNQTSLCLNPALGKNCPDLPQTMFNIGNNQRQNAKHSDDLQKDKALTTA